One window of the Thermodesulfobacteriota bacterium genome contains the following:
- a CDS encoding ABC transporter substrate-binding protein produces MKRIAILVGVLLAIATQVASWADEAAPLRSVTAEMAARYGEMIYRQGVLPSGEPVMAVVQEDIPVDGRMFTCVHCHQRSGLGSLEGTVITPRTNGLDLFRPWRRTGAWRQPEDEAARVSGRQALPPQYRVADHRPAYTLETLAEAIELGAHPTGRELNPVMPRYLLGQRDMGYLLEYLKTLSSEPAPGVDDTTLRFATVVTEGVPPAEREAMLAVLQALVADHNRQSRHQGELADKGPFFMSEHNASFRLYSLDVWELSGEPATWPQQLAAYDEARPVFALLGGMAAGDWAPIHEFCERRRIPCLFPLTERPKITKTDWYTLYFSKGFYQEGEAAARHLIRDQGEGVQVVQIYRQGADGERTAAGFEAAWQEVGRPAPERVILGAAEPAAPALERLLSRQERPQQVLYWLGRDDLAGLGVLAGAAGSPVQVLVSGGLAGEDFSAVPPAVWPALLITYPYELPADRGRKAMAVANWLKVRKIPPMSPVIQARMYFLGGILAEAVGCMRSDFYRDYFLEGIDMMVDQTATIAVYPRLSFGPGQRYASKGCYIVRLAAGSPPQLVRASDWITY; encoded by the coding sequence ATGAAGCGCATCGCGATCCTTGTGGGCGTGCTCCTGGCCATCGCTACCCAGGTGGCCTCCTGGGCCGACGAGGCGGCGCCCTTGCGGAGCGTCACCGCCGAGATGGCCGCCAGATACGGCGAGATGATCTACCGGCAGGGGGTGCTGCCCAGCGGCGAGCCGGTCATGGCGGTGGTTCAGGAAGACATCCCGGTGGATGGCCGGATGTTCACCTGCGTCCATTGCCATCAGCGCTCCGGTCTGGGCTCCCTGGAAGGCACGGTCATCACCCCGCGCACCAACGGCCTGGACCTCTTCCGGCCGTGGCGCCGGACCGGCGCCTGGCGGCAGCCCGAGGACGAAGCGGCGCGGGTGAGCGGCCGCCAGGCTCTGCCGCCCCAGTACCGGGTCGCCGATCATCGGCCGGCCTACACCCTGGAGACCCTGGCCGAGGCCATCGAGCTGGGCGCCCACCCAACCGGCCGGGAGCTCAATCCGGTCATGCCCCGGTATCTGCTCGGCCAGCGGGATATGGGCTACCTCCTGGAGTACCTCAAGACCCTCTCCTCCGAGCCGGCGCCCGGGGTGGATGACACCACCCTGCGCTTCGCCACCGTGGTCACGGAGGGCGTGCCGCCGGCGGAGCGGGAGGCGATGCTGGCGGTGCTCCAGGCCCTGGTGGCGGACCACAACCGCCAGTCCCGGCATCAGGGCGAGCTGGCCGATAAGGGCCCCTTCTTCATGAGCGAGCACAACGCCTCCTTCCGCCTCTATAGCCTCGACGTCTGGGAGCTTTCCGGCGAGCCGGCCACCTGGCCGCAGCAGCTGGCGGCCTACGATGAGGCCCGGCCGGTCTTTGCCCTCCTGGGCGGCATGGCGGCCGGGGACTGGGCACCGATCCACGAGTTTTGCGAGCGGAGGAGAATCCCGTGCCTCTTTCCCCTGACCGAGCGGCCGAAGATCACGAAGACGGACTGGTACACCCTGTACTTTTCCAAGGGCTTCTACCAGGAGGGCGAGGCCGCGGCGCGGCATCTCATCCGGGACCAGGGCGAGGGGGTGCAGGTGGTCCAGATCTACCGGCAGGGGGCAGACGGGGAGCGGACCGCCGCTGGCTTCGAGGCGGCGTGGCAGGAGGTCGGCCGGCCGGCGCCGGAGAGGGTGATCCTCGGTGCCGCCGAGCCGGCGGCCCCGGCCCTGGAGCGCCTGCTCAGCCGGCAGGAGCGGCCGCAGCAGGTGCTCTACTGGCTGGGCCGGGATGACCTGGCCGGCCTGGGCGTCCTCGCAGGCGCGGCCGGATCCCCGGTGCAGGTGCTGGTGTCCGGCGGCCTGGCTGGAGAGGACTTCTCCGCCGTCCCCCCAGCGGTGTGGCCCGCTCTTCTCATCACCTATCCCTACGAGCTGCCGGCGGATCGGGGCCGCAAGGCCATGGCGGTGGCGAACTGGCTCAAGGTGCGCAAGATTCCCCCCATGAGCCCGGTCATCCAGGCCAGGATGTATTTCCTGGGCGGGATCCTGGCGGAGGCCGTGGGCTGCATGCGCAGCGACTTCTACCGGGACTATTTCCTGGAAGGCATCGACATGATGGTGGATCAGACCGCCACCATCGCGGTCTACCCCCGGTTGAGCTTCGGACCCGGCCAGCGCTATGCGTCCAAGGGCTGCTACATCGTTCGGCTGGCCGCCGGCTCCCCCCCGCAGCTGGTGCGGGCCAGCGACTGGATCACCTACTGA
- a CDS encoding SCO family protein produces the protein MPATMMRLVGGFLLLSILVPPLSVHGAQEARYKRSEERYSIPDVTLITQDRRRVNLRDFILSSDKPVLLDFIYGTCTTICPVLSAGFVNMQRRINGGAQAVRLVSISIDPEHDTPEVMAEYLGRYGAKPGWDFFTGSREDIDKVMRAFDAYVINKMSHYPITFLRKPGDEGWVRIHGLISTAELMKEYQALMGQ, from the coding sequence ATGCCAGCGACGATGATGCGGCTCGTGGGGGGATTCCTGCTGCTGTCCATCCTGGTGCCGCCGTTGTCTGTGCACGGGGCGCAAGAGGCGCGCTACAAGCGCAGCGAGGAGCGGTACTCGATTCCGGACGTGACGCTCATCACCCAGGACCGGCGCCGGGTCAACCTGCGGGACTTCATCCTCAGCTCCGACAAGCCGGTGCTGCTCGATTTCATCTACGGCACCTGCACCACCATCTGTCCCGTGCTGTCCGCCGGCTTCGTCAACATGCAGCGGAGGATCAACGGCGGGGCCCAGGCGGTGCGGCTGGTCAGCATCTCCATCGATCCCGAGCACGATACCCCGGAGGTCATGGCCGAATACCTGGGCCGTTACGGCGCCAAGCCAGGCTGGGACTTTTTCACCGGCAGCCGGGAGGACATCGACAAGGTGATGCGGGCCTTCGATGCCTATGTCATCAACAAGATGAGCCACTACCCGATCACCTTTCTCCGTAAGCCAGGGGATGAGGGCTGGGTTCGGATCCATGGCCTCATCAGCACGGCCGAGCTTATGAAGGAGTACCAGGCCCTCATGGGCCAGTGA
- a CDS encoding S8 family serine peptidase encodes MKRSRATFAGAPLAFFALAFGLLLPPAALAGRPAARIDPPLAAAIARVAPGTTVPVIVTMAGQVDLSLFNVQEDRRRRRARLIKALRDKAASDQAGVRRLLAASKVAEARGLWIINSLAAAVPAAMVDDLAQLPGVGAVRLDQSLPTPTPAPVPDTGGGAGWNLAAVGAPWLWQQGFFGQGVVVATLDSGVDRFHPDLAARWRGGTNSWLDPYGENPLPRDLIGHGTQVMGLIAGGDASGQAIGMAPGAQWMAAKIFNNAGLAFLSAIHAAFQWTLDPDGDAETDDAPDIVNNSWGLTAAFGPCSMEFEPDIRALRAADIAVVFAAGNDGPLAGSIRSPADNPGSTAVGAVDQDLVLDLASSRGPAACGSSIQPRLVAPGAGVLTTDLTFGGLIPDAYVEVHGTSFAAPHLAGGLALLRSALPSLAMATLEAILLKTAQDLGPPGPDQGYGYGLLDVAAAYDLLAGGAPRPADQDLDGHPASLDCDDRDAAVHPGAAEIRRDGIDQDCNGFDLTIEVLRADYEAASDRLAVLAESERADEAGLRLLVFLDNGRALERAMSWNAARGRWQRALTGLAGKLGARPVSVMVAGAEGWVESGVRLVGE; translated from the coding sequence ATGAAACGTTCCCGCGCCACCTTTGCCGGAGCGCCGCTGGCCTTCTTCGCCCTGGCCTTCGGCCTGCTCCTGCCACCGGCCGCCCTGGCCGGCCGGCCAGCGGCCCGGATCGACCCGCCGCTGGCAGCAGCTATCGCCCGGGTGGCGCCGGGCACCACGGTGCCGGTCATCGTCACCATGGCCGGCCAGGTGGACTTGTCCCTGTTCAACGTTCAGGAGGACCGCCGCCGGCGCCGGGCTCGGCTCATCAAGGCGCTGCGCGACAAGGCCGCTTCCGATCAGGCCGGGGTACGGCGCCTTCTGGCAGCCAGCAAGGTGGCCGAAGCCCGCGGGCTGTGGATCATCAACAGCCTGGCCGCCGCGGTTCCCGCGGCCATGGTGGACGACCTGGCGCAGCTGCCCGGGGTTGGCGCCGTGCGTCTGGACCAGAGCCTGCCGACGCCGACGCCGGCTCCGGTTCCAGACACCGGGGGGGGCGCAGGCTGGAACCTGGCGGCGGTGGGCGCCCCCTGGCTGTGGCAGCAGGGCTTCTTCGGCCAGGGGGTGGTGGTGGCGACCCTGGACAGCGGCGTCGACCGCTTCCACCCCGATCTGGCCGCCCGATGGCGAGGCGGGACCAACAGCTGGCTCGACCCCTACGGTGAGAACCCGTTGCCCCGCGACCTCATCGGCCACGGCACCCAGGTCATGGGACTCATCGCCGGTGGCGATGCCAGTGGCCAGGCCATCGGCATGGCGCCGGGCGCCCAGTGGATGGCGGCCAAGATCTTCAACAACGCGGGCCTGGCCTTCCTGAGCGCCATCCACGCTGCCTTCCAGTGGACGCTGGATCCGGATGGCGATGCCGAGACTGATGACGCGCCGGATATCGTCAACAACTCCTGGGGGTTGACGGCCGCCTTTGGCCCATGCAGCATGGAATTCGAGCCGGACATCCGGGCGTTGCGGGCCGCGGATATCGCGGTGGTCTTTGCCGCCGGCAACGACGGTCCCCTGGCCGGCAGCATCCGCAGCCCGGCGGACAATCCCGGCAGCACCGCCGTGGGCGCCGTGGACCAGGATCTGGTGCTGGACCTGGCCAGCAGCCGGGGGCCAGCGGCCTGTGGCAGCTCCATCCAGCCCCGGCTGGTGGCGCCAGGGGCCGGCGTTCTTACCACCGACCTCACCTTCGGCGGCCTCATCCCGGACGCCTATGTGGAGGTCCATGGCACCTCCTTTGCCGCCCCGCACCTGGCCGGCGGCCTGGCCCTCCTGCGCAGCGCCCTGCCCAGCCTGGCCATGGCCACGCTGGAGGCCATCCTGCTGAAGACCGCCCAGGACCTGGGCCCGCCAGGCCCGGATCAGGGCTATGGCTACGGCCTCCTGGATGTGGCCGCCGCCTATGATCTTTTGGCCGGCGGCGCGCCCCGTCCAGCGGATCAGGACCTGGACGGTCATCCCGCCAGCCTTGATTGTGACGATCGGGATGCGGCGGTCCACCCCGGTGCCGCGGAGATCCGGCGGGATGGCATCGATCAGGACTGCAACGGCTTTGATCTCACCATCGAGGTGCTCCGGGCGGACTACGAGGCAGCCTCCGATCGGCTGGCGGTGCTGGCCGAGAGTGAGCGGGCGGACGAGGCCGGCCTGCGGCTGCTGGTCTTCCTGGACAACGGCCGCGCCCTGGAGCGGGCCATGAGCTGGAATGCGGCCCGGGGCCGCTGGCAGCGGGCTCTGACCGGTCTGGCCGGCAAGCTGGGGGCGCGTCCGGTGTCGGTCATGGTGGCCGGGGCCGAGGGATGGGTGGAAAGCGGGGTGCGCCTGGTTGGCGAGTAA
- a CDS encoding Ig-like domain-containing protein produces MRQKRIVSAARRLGLLAAAWSLALAATPALAADYYLCAQEFVNAMPDSVSITMWGFASDDDNDLANGCGTGQPAVPGPLLSVAPGDPVLNIHLRNELAAEPVSIVIPGQTAAMTPVFFTDDQGRRRVHSFTQETPENGAGVVTYTFGSLAQPFRPGSFVYHSGTHPQVQVQMGLYGSAVKDAAPGEIYPGVPYDAQVSLFYSEIDPALHEAVANGTYGTPPMTSTIDYRPGYFLVNGEPQQAGTAPLAAGFAGGRTLIRFFNMGLLNHVPLLQGGHLQLVAENGSPYPFPQEAYSLLLPASGTRDAIFVPTATGDYPVYDRMLSLTNSTGATGGLLSVLSVAGAPPTDSVTILRTRYDVATDELRVWANSTAAPDAILTLPDHGGAVMDKFPNNPNFKYREYVPGVGGNPGTVTVNSDRGGSDTRPVEYTAPPVAAGDAFAAGEGAQVIVPAAGVLANDSRGGWWASATVLVAQLASGPSSGTVALAADGGFTYTHDGSETVVDSFSYRAVAVNSNNNRVQAVSQPATVIITITPGNDAPVVVAPLADAQGSEGAWLEKSVAASFADPEGQALFFSMTGPPAGSGLAIDAATGLISGILTAADAAASPYPIAVRATDPVAAFVEDSFLLTVQGFSNSAPVVGDDYALTTVAAPVLINILANDTDDGQPVVAANVTASVLGLPLRDAGGQIVTEKGTDGVLYPVKITKKGGQAVYRGDGTVRYTPATTFVGSDVFKYVLTDHDPVAPLTSQRATVRVSVVP; encoded by the coding sequence ATGAGACAGAAAAGGATTGTCAGCGCAGCGCGGCGCCTGGGCCTGTTGGCCGCGGCATGGTCGCTGGCCTTGGCCGCCACCCCGGCCCTGGCCGCCGACTACTACCTGTGCGCCCAGGAATTCGTCAACGCCATGCCGGACAGCGTTTCCATCACCATGTGGGGGTTTGCCAGCGACGACGACAACGACCTTGCCAACGGCTGCGGCACCGGGCAGCCCGCTGTCCCGGGTCCGCTGCTGTCGGTAGCCCCCGGCGACCCGGTGCTCAACATCCACCTGCGCAATGAGCTGGCAGCGGAGCCGGTCTCCATCGTCATTCCCGGCCAGACGGCGGCCATGACGCCGGTCTTCTTCACCGACGACCAGGGCCGCCGGCGGGTGCATTCCTTCACCCAGGAGACCCCGGAAAACGGCGCCGGCGTCGTCACCTACACCTTTGGCAGCCTGGCGCAGCCCTTCCGGCCGGGCAGCTTCGTCTACCACAGCGGCACCCATCCCCAGGTCCAGGTGCAGATGGGTCTTTATGGCAGTGCGGTCAAGGACGCGGCGCCGGGGGAGATCTACCCGGGTGTGCCCTACGATGCCCAGGTGAGCCTTTTCTACAGCGAGATCGACCCGGCCCTGCACGAGGCGGTGGCGAATGGCACCTACGGCACCCCGCCCATGACCAGCACCATCGACTACCGGCCGGGCTATTTCCTGGTCAACGGCGAGCCGCAGCAGGCCGGCACCGCCCCGCTGGCGGCGGGCTTTGCCGGCGGCCGCACCCTCATCCGCTTCTTCAACATGGGGCTCCTCAACCACGTGCCCCTGCTGCAGGGCGGCCATCTGCAGCTGGTGGCCGAAAACGGCAGCCCGTATCCCTTTCCCCAGGAGGCCTATTCCCTGCTCCTGCCGGCCAGCGGCACCCGGGACGCCATCTTCGTGCCAACGGCCACCGGCGATTATCCGGTGTATGACCGGATGCTGAGCCTGACCAACAGCACCGGTGCCACCGGCGGCCTGCTGTCCGTTCTGAGCGTCGCTGGCGCTCCGCCCACCGACTCGGTCACCATCCTCCGGACCCGCTATGATGTGGCCACCGATGAGCTCCGGGTGTGGGCCAACTCCACGGCCGCCCCGGACGCGATCCTGACCCTGCCCGACCACGGCGGCGCGGTTATGGACAAGTTTCCCAACAACCCCAACTTCAAGTACCGGGAGTATGTGCCCGGCGTGGGCGGCAATCCGGGCACCGTGACCGTCAATTCCGACCGTGGTGGCTCGGATACCCGGCCGGTGGAGTACACAGCGCCGCCGGTGGCCGCAGGGGACGCCTTTGCCGCCGGCGAGGGGGCGCAGGTGATCGTTCCTGCTGCCGGGGTGCTGGCCAACGACAGCCGGGGCGGCTGGTGGGCCAGCGCCACCGTGCTGGTGGCGCAGCTGGCGTCCGGCCCCTCCAGCGGCACCGTCGCCCTGGCTGCGGACGGCGGCTTCACCTACACCCACGATGGCAGTGAAACGGTGGTGGACAGCTTCTCCTACCGGGCCGTGGCCGTGAACAGCAACAACAACCGGGTGCAGGCGGTAAGCCAGCCGGCCACGGTCATCATCACCATCACCCCGGGCAACGATGCCCCGGTGGTGGTCGCGCCCCTGGCAGATGCCCAGGGCAGTGAAGGGGCCTGGCTCGAGAAGAGCGTTGCCGCCTCCTTCGCCGATCCGGAAGGGCAGGCCCTGTTCTTCTCCATGACCGGACCACCGGCGGGCAGCGGGCTGGCAATCGATGCCGCTACCGGCCTGATCAGCGGTATCCTCACCGCTGCCGACGCGGCCGCCTCCCCGTACCCCATCGCCGTGCGGGCCACCGATCCGGTGGCTGCCTTTGTGGAGGATTCCTTCCTGCTCACGGTGCAAGGCTTTTCGAACAGTGCGCCGGTGGTGGGGGACGACTATGCCCTGACCACGGTGGCCGCGCCGGTCCTGATCAACATCCTGGCCAACGACACCGACGATGGCCAGCCGGTCGTGGCCGCCAACGTCACGGCCAGCGTCCTCGGCCTGCCTCTCCGGGATGCCGGCGGACAGATCGTGACCGAGAAGGGCACCGACGGCGTGCTCTACCCGGTCAAGATCACCAAGAAGGGCGGCCAGGCCGTCTACCGTGGTGACGGCACGGTGCGCTACACCCCGGCCACCACCTTCGTGGGCTCGGATGTCTTCAAATACGTGCTCACCGATCACGACCCGGTGGCGCCGCTGACCTCGCAGCGGGCCACGGTGCGGGTATCGGTGGTGCCCTGA
- a CDS encoding multicopper oxidase domain-containing protein, producing MRHVCAGVARHGTILAVALLFGLLAEATAAIDGVTGASPNPQFTFTARADYLSTAEGGSYLFWGYALDGGRAQYPGPTLILNQGDTVTITLHNTLDEPVSLVFPGQTGVVATGGAPGPLAVEAPVGGSVAYTFTASQPGTYIYQSGSHPELQLEMGLFGVIVVRPATSPKQAYNHPDTRFDHEYLFLLTGIDPTVHDYVAFGVQQLIDNTAHRPVYWLINGRTAPDDLSPAGAAWLPTQPYNCLPMMHPGERLLMRVVNLGREIHPLHHHGNHARIIARDGRMLASTPGSGPDLGTEGFTILSIPGQTVDAIFQWTGKDMGWDIYGSSLTDPALAHTCSSVTCPDANNDGRDDGTGEACYDDTTHEYCPDHDKPIPVLLPEKQDVTFGAWWSGSPYLGQLGGLPPGEGGLNPFGAFNFMWHSHTEKELTNNNIFPGGMLTILYILPPNVPVP from the coding sequence ATGAGACATGTTTGCGCAGGAGTCGCACGACACGGCACCATCCTGGCGGTGGCGCTCCTCTTCGGCCTTCTGGCCGAGGCAACAGCCGCCATCGACGGGGTGACCGGCGCCAGCCCCAATCCCCAGTTCACCTTCACGGCCCGGGCCGACTACCTGAGCACCGCCGAGGGCGGCAGCTACCTCTTCTGGGGCTATGCCCTGGATGGCGGCCGGGCCCAGTATCCGGGGCCGACGCTCATCCTCAACCAGGGCGACACGGTCACCATCACCTTGCACAACACCCTGGACGAGCCGGTGTCCCTGGTGTTTCCCGGCCAGACCGGGGTGGTGGCCACGGGCGGAGCGCCGGGCCCCCTGGCCGTCGAGGCGCCGGTGGGCGGCAGCGTCGCCTACACCTTCACCGCCAGCCAGCCGGGGACCTACATCTACCAGAGCGGCTCCCATCCGGAGCTGCAGCTGGAAATGGGCCTCTTCGGGGTCATCGTCGTGCGGCCGGCCACAAGCCCGAAGCAGGCGTACAACCATCCCGACACCCGCTTCGACCACGAGTATCTCTTCCTGCTCACCGGGATTGATCCCACGGTTCACGACTACGTGGCCTTCGGGGTCCAACAATTGATCGACAACACCGCGCACCGTCCCGTCTACTGGCTCATCAACGGCCGGACGGCGCCGGACGATCTGTCGCCGGCGGGCGCCGCCTGGCTGCCGACCCAGCCCTACAACTGCCTGCCCATGATGCACCCGGGCGAGCGGCTGCTCATGCGGGTGGTGAACCTGGGCCGGGAGATCCATCCCCTCCACCACCACGGTAACCACGCCCGGATCATCGCCCGGGACGGCCGGATGCTGGCCAGCACCCCGGGCAGTGGTCCGGATCTCGGCACCGAAGGGTTTACCATCCTCAGCATTCCCGGCCAGACGGTGGACGCCATCTTCCAGTGGACCGGCAAGGACATGGGCTGGGACATCTACGGCAGCTCCCTGACAGATCCTGCCCTGGCCCACACCTGCAGCTCGGTCACCTGTCCGGACGCCAACAACGACGGGCGCGACGACGGCACCGGCGAGGCCTGCTACGACGACACCACCCACGAGTACTGCCCGGATCACGACAAGCCCATTCCGGTGCTGCTGCCGGAGAAGCAGGACGTGACCTTCGGGGCCTGGTGGAGCGGCAGCCCCTACCTGGGCCAACTGGGGGGCCTGCCGCCCGGGGAGGGTGGTCTCAACCCCTTCGGCGCCTTCAACTTCATGTGGCACTCCCACACCGAGAAGGAGCTGACCAACAACAACATCTTTCCGGGCGGCATGCTGACCATCCTGTACATCCTGCCCCCGAACGTGCCGGTTCCCTGA
- a CDS encoding multicopper oxidase domain-containing protein — protein sequence MTTRRSKRTAAAALLFLAAAVPSWAAVLVQCPGDVDGDAIPDPIIPAGYPNAGQPNPEYRQDVGCKHLGAGDGFVHMGDGTLQYMFGFSDLTGIPEAEALAAGRLASEWTGPTIVQEEGTEYYLTLTNVGMPMRPDLFDPHSVHYHGFPQTANVFDGLPESGMTINMGASLTYYYQIVDPGTYLYHCHVEATEHMQMGMIGNLYVTPRQNRLPSGTNLNGFIHKTGFKYAYNDGDGSTFYDVEVPIQLVGFDQNFHDQHIAVQPLPFADMRDTFFMINGRGYPDTVNPGPLLPPPPETGLPADHSVQPVSAAITATRGQRILLRMSNVAVTTVNTVSVLGIPMRVVGKDAKLLRAADGTDLSYETTSVTMGGGETFDVILDTAQVAAGTYFLYATNYQYLSNNKDDYGGMMTEIVVNN from the coding sequence ATGACAACGAGACGATCCAAAAGGACGGCGGCAGCAGCCCTCCTGTTCCTGGCCGCTGCCGTGCCATCCTGGGCTGCGGTTCTTGTCCAGTGTCCCGGTGATGTGGACGGCGACGCCATCCCGGACCCGATCATCCCGGCCGGCTATCCCAACGCCGGCCAGCCCAACCCCGAATACCGGCAGGACGTGGGCTGCAAGCACCTGGGGGCCGGCGACGGCTTCGTCCACATGGGCGACGGTACCCTGCAGTACATGTTCGGCTTCTCCGATCTCACCGGCATTCCCGAGGCAGAGGCCCTGGCCGCCGGCCGGCTGGCCTCCGAGTGGACCGGGCCCACCATCGTTCAGGAGGAGGGCACCGAGTACTACCTCACCCTGACCAACGTCGGCATGCCCATGCGGCCGGATCTCTTCGACCCCCATTCCGTGCACTACCACGGCTTTCCGCAGACCGCCAACGTCTTCGACGGCCTGCCGGAAAGCGGCATGACCATCAACATGGGGGCGAGCCTCACCTACTACTACCAGATCGTGGACCCCGGCACCTACCTGTACCACTGCCACGTGGAGGCCACCGAGCATATGCAGATGGGCATGATCGGCAACCTCTACGTCACCCCCCGGCAGAACCGTCTGCCCAGCGGCACCAATCTGAACGGCTTCATCCACAAGACCGGCTTCAAGTACGCCTACAACGACGGCGACGGCTCGACCTTCTACGACGTGGAGGTGCCGATCCAGCTGGTCGGGTTTGATCAGAACTTCCATGACCAGCACATCGCTGTCCAGCCTCTGCCCTTTGCGGACATGCGGGACACCTTCTTCATGATCAACGGCCGCGGCTATCCGGATACCGTCAACCCGGGGCCGCTCCTGCCGCCGCCTCCCGAGACCGGCCTGCCGGCAGACCACTCGGTGCAGCCGGTGTCCGCGGCCATCACCGCCACCAGGGGGCAGCGGATCCTGCTCCGGATGTCCAACGTTGCGGTTACCACCGTCAACACCGTGTCGGTCCTGGGCATCCCCATGCGGGTGGTGGGCAAGGACGCCAAGCTCCTGCGGGCGGCTGACGGCACCGACCTCTCCTACGAGACCACGTCCGTCACCATGGGCGGCGGCGAAACGTTTGACGTCATCCTGGATACCGCCCAGGTGGCAGCCGGCACCTATTTTCTCTACGCGACCAATTATCAGTATCTCAGCAACAACAAGGACGATTACGGCGGCATGATGACCGAGATCGTCGTCAACAACTGA